Proteins co-encoded in one Podarcis muralis chromosome 12, rPodMur119.hap1.1, whole genome shotgun sequence genomic window:
- the LOC144324957 gene encoding uncharacterized protein LOC144324957, translating to MEENPNSWSTEDVNKPQTDLGSLNLGLDGSAASESQERAAGLPLPFPEAEQTSTASSVALATTTWPAVGEQEDGASWTASVDENQTTFPEPYLDTSHVADSGTDLVETNKPLVSETLAERPTVGTDSFLDGDPFNVAKSEEEKQETEESLWANVEPCEKVETGDVSLKKLDYTEEFEERDKGYTEIRHLEALGDHETLKSTEIESIGDSEHNNGQGEITAGSYLQEFGIEFNGDALLSGTRERDAEDVVNLGLGCEVSDGKSVEYSGSEPENGFGPWNRDQGRECVGGLPLSGNTATKCTQEREMAGITGLADLDVRDKSTAEVGNLVCDDEICGAEEIEDHSSSSRPQKSNMTGECQATLMPFEKEMVLPPGSADAAGANLDNSWLGDVEDKFVNREAFCVAEELNSHVSCPEALETDPWQANWDPTVNTDSWGFSSETNGFDDWPFPPKQDTVDGNVEISWPSFNDKWSTQDLGGIDNSWGAVGVTPSHQNQEAPLKQGTSGEQANVSSCGTSKEIGRPMFLFQMGNSRNASTESSTSPKDNETNSSDLSEDEIANRRYGLLYQEIEADKEEVPTPVCSIV from the coding sequence ATGGAGGAAAACCCAAACAGTTGGTCAACAGAAGATGTTAACAAACCCCAAACTGATCTAGGCTCGCTCAACTTGGGCCTAGATGGTAGTGCAGCCAGTGAGAGCCAGGAAAGAGCTGCAGGTCTTCCTTTGCCTTTCCCTGAGGCAGAGCAAACCTCAACAGCATCATCTGTTGCACTGGCTACTACTACTTGGCCTGCTGTAGGCGAGCAAGAAGATGGTGCATCTTGGACAGCTTCCGTAGATGAAAACCAAACCACTTTCCCGGAACCCTACTTGGACACTAGTCACGTTgcagacagtggaacagatttggTGGAGACTAACAAGCCTTTAGTGAGCGAAACTTTGGCTGAGAGGCCTACAGTGGGAACTGATAGCTTTTTGGATGGAGACCCGTTTAATGTGGCAAAGTCAGAAGAAGAGAAGCAGGAAACAGAAGAGTCTTTGTGGGCAAATGTGGAGCCATGTGAAAAGGTAGAAACTGGAGATGTTAGCCTCAAGAAACTAGACTACACAGAGGAGTTTGAAGAGAGAGATAAAGGCTACACTGAAATAAGACATCTTGAGGCCTTAGGAGACCATGAAACCCTAAAAAGCACTGAGATAGAGTCTATCGGGGATTCAGAACATAACAATGGGCAAGGAGAGATAACTGCTGGCAGTTACCTTCAGGAATTTGGCATAGAATTTAATGGGGATGCTCTGCTTTCAGGGACAAGAGAAAGAGATGCTGAGGATGTAGTGAACTTAGGGTTGGGGTGTGAGGTGAGTGACGGTAAATCTGTAGAATATAGTGGGTCTGAACCTGAAAATGGTTTCGGTCCCTGGAATCGGGATCAAGGAAGAGAGTGTGTGGGTGGCTTGCCACTTTCTGGGAATACAGCCACCAAATGCACACAGGAAAGAGAAATGGCAGGTATTACGGGACTGGCTGACCTAGATGTCAGAGACAAATCTACTGCAGAGGTTGGAAATCTTGTGTGTGATGATGAGATATGTGGTGCAGAAGAGATTGAAGAccatagcagcagcagccgccctcAAAAGAGTAATATGACGGGTGAATGTCAAGCTACCTTGATGCCCTTTGAGAAGGAGATGGTTCTGCCGCCTGGTTCTGCTGATGCAGCTGGTGCAAACCTTGATAATTCTTGGCTAGGTGATGTGGAAGATAAATTTGTAAACAGGGAAGCATTTTGTGTGGCCGAAGAACTTAATAGTCATGTTAGTTGCCCTGAAGCGTTGGAAACAGATCCCTGGCAAGCCAATTGGGATCCAACAGTTAATACTGATTCCTGGGGGTTTTCTAGCGAGACAAATGGGTTTGATGACTGGCCCTTTCCTCCCAAACAAGACACCGTGGATGGAAACGTGGAGATTTCCTGGCCAAGTTTTAATGATAAGTGGTCTACGCAAGATTTGGGAGGTATAGATAACTCCTGGGGAGCTGTGGGTGTGACACCAAGTCATCAGAATCAGGAGGCACCTTTAAAGCAAGGAACATCTGGGGAACAGGCAAATGTTAGCAGCTGTGGAACAAGCAAGGAGATAGGTAGGCCTATGTTCCTGTTCCAAATGGGAAATTCCAGAAATGCTAGCACCGAGAGCTCAACTAGTCCCAAAGACAATGAGACCAACAGCTCAGATTTATCTGAAGATGAAATTGCTAACCGGAGATATGGATTGTTGTACCAGGAAATAGAGGCTGATAAAGAAGAGGTACCTACCCCAGTGTGTAGCATAGTCTAG